A stretch of Triticum aestivum cultivar Chinese Spring chromosome 1D, IWGSC CS RefSeq v2.1, whole genome shotgun sequence DNA encodes these proteins:
- the LOC123180558 gene encoding WAT1-related protein At5g64700 gives MATDAGKKAYVVAMVIQVIYTGMYVVSKAAFDGGMNTFVFIFYRQAAATLLLLPLAILLERRNAPPMSLWLFTKIFMYALLGNTVSMNLHNISLKYTSATVASATSNSIPVITFLFAVLLHLEAIKLRAASGTAKLAGVALCVAGILVIALYAGPPLSPLNHHRAFHAHAAAAAAGKQGEWMKGTFLMLLANVTWSLWIVLQARLLKEYPNKLLATALQCLLSTVQSLALAAAVTAGGGEDMSAAWTLRLDVGLVAVAYSGFVVTGVSFYLQAWCIERRGPVFLAMSNPVGLVLTVFCSSFFLGEVVHLGSVLGGALLVAGLYSVLWGKSKEQPSPPLLSAAPASATTMKQGCDGSNARTGAMNKEEDDEVKLEEEKRAKLDSQV, from the exons ATGGCGACGGATGCAGGGAAGAAGGCGTATGTTGTTGCCATGGTGATCCAGGTGATCTACACCGGCATGTACGTCGTCTCCAAGGCGGCCTTCGATGGCGGCATGAACACCTTCGTCTTCATCTTCTACCGCCAGGCAGCCGCCACTCTCCTCTTGCTACCCCTCGCCATCCTCCTCGAGAG GAGAAACGCGCCACCCATGTCACTGTGGTTGTTCACCAAGATCTTCATGTACGCTCTACTCGG gaACACGGTGAGCATGAACCTGCACAACATCAGCCTCAAGTACACCTCGGCGACGGTGGCATCAGCCACCAGCAACTCCATCCCGGTGATCACCTTCCtcttcgccgtcctcctccacctcgAAGCCATCAAGCTCCGCGCCGCCTCAGGCACGGCAAAGCTCGCCGGCGTCGCGCTCTGCGTCGCCGGCATCCTCGTCATCGCCCTGTACGCCGGGCCGCCACTCAGCCCCCTCAACCACCACCGCGCCTTCCACGcgcacgccgccgccgcggccgccgggaAGCAGGGGGAGTGGATGAAAGGCACGTTCCTGATGCTCCTGGCCAACGTGACGTGGTCGCTCTGGATCGTCCTCCAGGCGCGCCTCCTCAAGGAGTACCCCAACAAGCTGCTGGCCACGGCGCTGCAGTGCCTGCTCAGCACGGTGCAGTCGCTCGCGCTCGCGGCGGCCGTGACCGCCGGTGGCGGGGAGGACATGTCGGCCGCGTGGACGCTGCGGCTGGACGTGGGGCTCGTCGCCGTCGCCTACTCCGGGTTCGTGGTCACGGGGGTGTCCTTCTACCTGCAGGCGTGGTGCATCGAGAGGCGGGGCCCCGTGTTCCTGGCCATGTCTAATCCGGTGGGGCTCGTGCTCACCGTGttctgctcctccttcttcctcggcGAGGTCGTCCACCTCGGCAGCGTCCTCGGCGGGGCGCTGCTGGTCGCCGGGCTGTACAGCGTGCTCTGGGGGAAGAGCAAGGAACAGCCATCGCCGCCGCTGCTTAGTGCAGCTCCTGCATCAGCAACCACCATGAAACAAGGATGCGATGGTAGCAATGCTCGCACCGGCGCCATGAACAAGGAAGAGGACGACGAGGTGAAActggaggaggagaagagagcCAAGCTGGATTCACAGGTGTAG